A section of the Harmonia axyridis chromosome 2, icHarAxyr1.1, whole genome shotgun sequence genome encodes:
- the LOC123673727 gene encoding anaphase-promoting complex subunit 6-like isoform X2, with product MGDDPLSNFVLFRMLKEKYRDDIFISHHRGKEPMIYYKTEPAPKELIDKVSCSCKTNCLSARCGCKKSGLKCNKFCKSCQGQSCDNASARSFNLEDDENEDKEDEERDDSDDGNVYEDENDGEEETTVEDGEQENEAICTGRKTVKNTRSKVSTQKIFCGCRTNCASARCSCRKSSLKCNELCKFCHGDTCNNSINAGVDTNEDSEYETHTKANDKDEETPTEEENEGSSTVRDSSPLDEIYINFEKF from the exons ATGGGAGATGATCCCTTGAgtaactttgttttatttcgaatgttgaaagaaaaatatagagatgatatcttcatatcTCATCATCGAGGTAAGGAACCAATGATCTATTATAAAACGGAACCAGCACCAAAGGAGTTAATAGATAAA GTTTCTTGTAGCTGTAAAACGAATTGTTTATCAGCTCGATGTGGTTGCAAAAAAAGTGgtttaaaatgcaataaattttgtaaaagttgccaaggccaaagctgtgaTAACGCTTCTGCAAGATCGTTTAATCTTGAGgatgatgaaaatgaagataaagaagatgaagaaagagaTGATAGTGATGATGGAAATGTTTATGAGGATGAAAATGATGGTGAAGAAGAAACTACTGTCGAAGACGGAGAACAAGAAAATGAAGCTATATGTACAGGACGTAAAACTGTTAAAAACACTCGTTCAAAAGTATCCACACAAAAG ATTTTTTGTGGTTGTAGAACCAATTGTGCATCAGCAAGATGTAGTTGTAGAAAAAGTTCTCTCAAATGTAATGAATTATGCAAGTTTTGTCATGGTGATACATGCAATAACAGTATAAATGCAGGCGTTGATACCAATGAAGATAGTGAATATGAGACACATACAAAAGCTAACGATAAAGACGAAGAAACACCTACTGAAGAAGAAAACGAAGGAAGCTCAACTGTTAGAGACAGCAGTCCActtgatgaaatttatattaactttgaaaaattttaa
- the LOC123673727 gene encoding uncharacterized protein LOC123673727 isoform X1 — MDQQALCSICDTVLINDTDTVVSVKERGLKKLIEKSIEKEDRKSELWLGKIEVSCSCKTNCLSARCGCKKSGLKCNKFCKSCQGQSCDNASARSFNLEDDENEDKEDEERDDSDDGNVYEDENDGEEETTVEDGEQENEAICTGRKTVKNTRSKVSTQKIFCGCRTNCASARCSCRKSSLKCNELCKFCHGDTCNNSINAGVDTNEDSEYETHTKANDKDEETPTEEENEGSSTVRDSSPLDEIYINFEKF; from the exons atggatcaacaagcattatgcagtatttgtgacacagttttgatcaatgacaccgacactgttgtttcagtgaaagagagaggattaaaaaagttgattgagaaaagcattgagaAGGAAGACAGAAAAAGCGAGTTATGGCTCGGAAAGATTGAA GTTTCTTGTAGCTGTAAAACGAATTGTTTATCAGCTCGATGTGGTTGCAAAAAAAGTGgtttaaaatgcaataaattttgtaaaagttgccaaggccaaagctgtgaTAACGCTTCTGCAAGATCGTTTAATCTTGAGgatgatgaaaatgaagataaagaagatgaagaaagagaTGATAGTGATGATGGAAATGTTTATGAGGATGAAAATGATGGTGAAGAAGAAACTACTGTCGAAGACGGAGAACAAGAAAATGAAGCTATATGTACAGGACGTAAAACTGTTAAAAACACTCGTTCAAAAGTATCCACACAAAAG ATTTTTTGTGGTTGTAGAACCAATTGTGCATCAGCAAGATGTAGTTGTAGAAAAAGTTCTCTCAAATGTAATGAATTATGCAAGTTTTGTCATGGTGATACATGCAATAACAGTATAAATGCAGGCGTTGATACCAATGAAGATAGTGAATATGAGACACATACAAAAGCTAACGATAAAGACGAAGAAACACCTACTGAAGAAGAAAACGAAGGAAGCTCAACTGTTAGAGACAGCAGTCCActtgatgaaatttatattaactttgaaaaattttaa
- the LOC123673727 gene encoding TNF receptor-associated factor family protein DDB_G0290931-like isoform X3 yields MDQQALCSICDTVLINDTDTVVSVKERGLKKLIEKSIEKEDRKSELWLGKIEVSCSCKTNCLSARCGCKKSGLKCNKFCKSCQGQSCDNASARSFNLEDDENEDKEDEERDDSDDGNVYEDENDGEEETTVEDGEQENEAICTGRKTVKNTRSKVSTQKNQLCISKM; encoded by the exons atggatcaacaagcattatgcagtatttgtgacacagttttgatcaatgacaccgacactgttgtttcagtgaaagagagaggattaaaaaagttgattgagaaaagcattgagaAGGAAGACAGAAAAAGCGAGTTATGGCTCGGAAAGATTGAA GTTTCTTGTAGCTGTAAAACGAATTGTTTATCAGCTCGATGTGGTTGCAAAAAAAGTGgtttaaaatgcaataaattttgtaaaagttgccaaggccaaagctgtgaTAACGCTTCTGCAAGATCGTTTAATCTTGAGgatgatgaaaatgaagataaagaagatgaagaaagagaTGATAGTGATGATGGAAATGTTTATGAGGATGAAAATGATGGTGAAGAAGAAACTACTGTCGAAGACGGAGAACAAGAAAATGAAGCTATATGTACAGGACGTAAAACTGTTAAAAACACTCGTTCAAAAGTATCCACACAAAAG AACCAATTGTGCATCAGCAAGATGTAG